The Methanolobus sp. WCC4 genome includes the window AAGTCATAAGTGGTATATTCTTATATACTATGGAATGGATGATTTTTCAAAAACATAGCATTTTTGCCATTTTTGGCAGCTTTAGACATCTGTACATATAGTCTATAGGAAAATGGATTTTTATGTTTTCAAGCTATGAAGTGCTGGACATAAACTTAAAAATTTCGAAAAGTTCATCCACTATAATTTAAAATTATATGCTAAAGTGGTTCAAAATTCCAGAACTTTATAATTTATCAGTGACAGTTTTAGTTGCGATTTTTCAGTTTGCATACTATAGACTAAAAGTACTAAAAACTATTATATAAAAATAGTATAATAATACTGGTTTGAAAACGTGCTTACTTCTAAAATAAATGTGTCTTAATAACGACTAGTAATTTTATTGTGCGCTTTTATTAGCGTACTTCCGATTTATTCACTAAATCCTCAAAAATGCAGAGTTTGTTCGCAATGATACGAAAACACCAATTATTTTAATTGCTCTTTATAAATATGCACGGATAATATTTTACTTTTATTACTTCACAATAAATTAATGTAACTATATATTGTAACTATATATTGTTCACTAAAGTGTATATTAATGCTCTATCCCATAACTATTCTTGATCACATTCTTTGTTTTCAGATGCAAAGCTGTAAATCTTATAATTTCCACCCTGTTCTAAATACTTCTTAATTTATGTTAATGGTCTTTTTATACTTTATTACATTGCATTTGAACAGCAAAAAACCCAATAGTTATATTACAAAGAGCATTTAGAGTTACTTTTAGTAGGTCGGAGGTCGATTAAAGCTGTCAGAAATGTTAAAAGCTCATGGTGGCAGACTATCATCAACCCCCTGGAAAGATATCCTGCCACCCCATCTGGTCCGTACTTTAGTTGGTTGCAAATAGGAATATTGTGCTTGTTTATACTTAAAGAGATAAGAAACATTGATTTTTATATAAATTATATCTTCGATACATTATAGGGTTATGATCAATTAAAAATTAAAGGTCTGATCAGGAAGTTTATTTGGTTGATCTGGTGGTACGATTAAAGCATCCTATCAGACCTTAAGCAATATGAGAATATCCAATTTTATCTAGTAGCAACAAGGTGCTATCTAGAGAACATCTCACAAGTAGACAATATATCTGTTTCTTCTTCTTCCTATTAGTAACTGCACGAAACAATATTCCTTATTATGAACGAACGTAAAAGTGAGTTCCTGGCAGAGCATATGAGGGAACAATGTTGTATTGGTAGTACAAAATGATATTGGCTATTGTGGGTGGTGGTAATTGCTCTACCAGGAGAATCTGGTCTTTCCCTCTAACCCTTGTATGCAAATGTTGCTATATAAGTCTATTGTTTTAGATCAACAGAAAACAGTAACTGTATATTCAATGTACAAATAACCAATTGTGTTTTTACAATTCATGGGCGTATATTTTATATTGAAAAAGAGCTATTGACGTCGATTTTATCTGCAATTAAGTTATATCCAAATGAATCTTACCATTTAGTTATGTATTTTTTGCACACAATATACAAAAAAAACCAGGGATTAAAATTATATGGGGTGTATTTAAATTTTTTAAATAATATTTGCAAAAAGTTTAGCTAGTTTTTTTGGGACATTTTGCAGTTGAAACCTCTATCAGCTTGAATCATAATGTGTATTTATAAAAATGGCATTATTAATTCCCACTGTCTGTTTATTTACAAACTGTGTATCATGCACAGTTATAATTTTTATAAAAGCTAGTTTGACTTTCATATAAAATTCTAAAATTTAATGTGTGGTGATCACATTATATGATCTTTTGTAATATGTCTATTCCTGAATCATATGTTGATATTGATTCCAAAAAGTTCCTCAAAATCCGCATATTTCTTCCTGGCTCTGTAAAGGTACTGGCGAACATATTTCTCTCCACGTACTTTTGCATACATGGCTCCCGTTTCTGCTGGTGTGAAAACAGTGGATAGCTTTTTCTTATCAATACCATCAAGGACTTTCAGATCATTGCAATTCTTGATATCAAAGAACTGAGTGATAGGTTCCTCACCTTGCCAGTTCCAGTCAGTATCATATCGGATAGCAAATATCGTATCACAAAGGCTGCATTTTCCAGCAACTATAGTACCTTTTTCATATGCGTGATAGCTTAAACTACTTACATCTGAATTACAGTTACTGCAAACACCAATGAAGTTCTTATCCAGACTCTGAGGGTCAATTTCAACAGAATCGACCTGAATTATATTCTTTTCAATATCGTACCTTATTTCCATATCGTCACCGAATATCTGAGATGTAAAACAATGCATTGATCATATTTATTCATTTTACTTCAGCAGCTTAATATTTCCACTTCATTATAATAGTTTAAAAACATATATATAGAGTGAGGGGCATATAAAAGGTTGTGCTATATATGAGGTGAAGCTATGGACTCAATTCGCGCAAAGATAAAAAGAAGATTACAAAAGTTCATTGAACTGGATTGTAATGGACTCCGTAGTCATATCTTATCACTGTTCTTAAAAGTGAAAGAGACAACAGTTGATGAACTGCATGAGAACATCACACAGAAGTATGATATCTCACGTAGCGCTGTAGCATCAATGGTAGGTTACATCTATTCGAAGTTAGGTGTACTCCGGTCTCACAAGGAGTCGTATAAGACCCCGATAGTGTATTCCTTGAAGGAAGAATACGAAGACCTTATCCGGTCTACACTGGAATCGAAACCTTCAGCTTCCGGTTGTTGAGGCAGCGAATACAGCAACAGAATACGAATATCCTGTCAGCTCACGCATTTAAATGTCCATTGTAAAAAACGCACCAAGAACCTCTACAACGCTTGTAGTACGTTCCGATGCCAATTCACGCATTACTCATTCCAGAGACCCGTATTACAACCTGATGAGGCGTCTCTTTCAGGAAGAAGCAACGGCCATTCGCGGCCAGAAATTCCTTATGATGGTCGAGGACCGCCAGAAAAGTGGGAATCCGATAAAGACCAGTGAATGGGAAAACCTTCTTGAAGAACTTGATATCGGAAGAGCCTCATTCTACGCAATGCGAAATAAGCTGCTGGGAGCAGGCCTTATTACTCATAAAGATAAGGAATATCGTCTGTCAGGTCAGTTCAGCAAGGATCTCATAGATATGGCACGATGGTGGTGGACCGCAGTTCTCAACGAGAACCCGGAAGGCCTGTAATAGTCTGCCAGCCGATACCTTTATATCTAACCTTTACAATTAAGGAGATGCATTCACCGTAGCCCGGTAGTGTAGTGGTCAATCATGCAGGACTCTGGATCCCGCAACCTCGGTTCGAATCCGTGCCGGGCTACCAAATATCTTTTTTAGTATTTCTTTAAGTCATGCTTGTTATCCTGCAATTGATAGTATGATTTGTTACTTAGGTAGTTATAATAGCAACGAATACATATTGATTATATACAGGATTATTTGCATTTTTTCCGGAACTACAGGTGGCATTGCATATGTCTGATGACCATAGATTCAGGGAACTTATTCAGAAGCTCCAGATAGGTGTTCTTTGTTGTGATACAGAAGGAAATATCACATATGTTAACCAATTCCTACTGGATATTCTTGGCTCTCCTTCTGAAG containing:
- a CDS encoding DUF2551 domain-containing protein, yielding MDSIRAKIKRRLQKFIELDCNGLRSHILSLFLKVKETTVDELHENITQKYDISRSAVASMVGYIYSKLGVLRSHKESYKTPIVYSLKEEYEDLIRSTLESKPSASGC